In Dermacentor silvarum isolate Dsil-2018 chromosome 2, BIME_Dsil_1.4, whole genome shotgun sequence, the following proteins share a genomic window:
- the LOC119442854 gene encoding uncharacterized protein LOC119442854, whose translation MSSHIRLFHRRNQSREQRLLAIQQAASAASRGQHLSRDMKALLTNLSPAERRLVAIKNNLQVTPGQAVPFRRVRSQSVMFQADPSRRSPVRARSLSVSDFGERPRLQSFGAAERLTAHEEDDRFRRYTRQVYVLFAVLAAVVAAVACYTFQRIRHRRDQQPQDAAQQLDL comes from the exons AT GTCGTCGCACATCCGGTTGTTCCACCGCCGCAACCAGAGCCGCGAGCAACGGCTTCTGGCCATCCAGCAGGCGGCCTCGGCGGCCAGCAGGGGCCAACACCTGTCGCGAGACATGAAGGCCCTGCTCACCAACCTGTCGCCCGCCGAGCGGAGGCTGGTCGCCATCAAGAACAACCTCCAG GTGACCCCGGGCCAGGCGGTTCCCTTCCGGCGGGTGCGTTCGCAGTCGGTGATGTTCCAGGCCGACCCCAGCCGCCGCAGCCCCgtgcgcgctcgctcgctgtcgGTCAGCGACTTCGGCGAGCGGCCCCGGCTGCAAAGCTTCGGCGCAGCAGAGCGGCTCACGGCGCACGAGGAGGACGACCGATTCCGGAGGTACACGCGCCAGGTGTATGTCCTGTTCGCGGTGCTGGCCGCAGTCGTCGCGGCGGTCGCCTGCTACACATTCCAGAGGATCCGCCACCGAAGGGATCAGCAGCCTCAAGACGCGGCGCAGCAGCTGGACTTATGA